The DNA region ATATCCTTCTTCTATAATACCTTTAACATTTCCCTTCATGACTTCAAGTAATAGGTTGTCGGGAATCTTTTCTAATAGCACCTTTAATACTTCTGGCATAGGGTTAATAATAGCATACTCTAACAAAGAAAAACCTTTCCTATTACGTAAAGTGTAATTCGCTGTTTGAAGTATAGAGTTTACTAATTCTATTGTTCCATCTTGTGTGTTTGCAATTTGACACAGCACCTCTATAGGCCCTCTTTTTAATAAAGCAAGCTCCTTTACCTGCATGCTTTTTTTCATCATTTTGAACTATTTGTACAATAGTATTATTATCATATTTGCTACTATTTTCTTCATATTCATTAAGGGTTGGCAATGGTGTTTTATATTGGCATATGATAGACATATTGGCATTAAAGCGCTCGTGATTTATTAAGCTTTTAAGTTTAGCTACATCTTGAGAATTAATTGGTTGTTTACTGTTGTAGTAATCCTTTAATATTTCCATAATTTGGCAAGTAATACTTTGACTATCAATGGTAGAATGGTCATACTCTGGGGGTGGTAACGTATTGAAGTAGTCTAGTACCTTGTTTAGAGAGGGCTCTGCTTTTATTGCTTTATGCTGCGTGGCTTTTGTAAAAGTTTTGTTAGTTTTCTGGATATACCTGCCATTTTTGCTGGCTTTTCTTCCTTAGTTTCCTCAACTTTAATAGTAGAAGATATGCTTAAGTTTTTTATTTCTTTAATACAGTTATTATAATATTCTTTATTAGTACCGGTATTTAAGAAGCTTTGTAACTTTTGGTAATGTATACCAATATTATTATATGCTATATTCAAATATAACATATTGGTGCTGTGGGCTGTGCTATTTCGAATTGGGATGATTTCCGTATAGCTTTTCTTCTCATCCCTACTTATTGGTTCTGGGTTAAAATTCTCCTGAATTTGCAAATATTCTTTGTAATCATTAGTATATTTAGAAATTGAGTTTAAACAATTAGCATTCACCTGGTTAATAAAAATATATAAAGTTCTTGCTTCAAGTTCTTGACTATAAAATAGCTCTTGATTACTTTGATTTGCTAGAATTTCTTTTAGGAAAATAAAGTTAAAAGATAATAATCGATAAAAATCATCTTTAGATATATTACTTTCAGTATTTTTATCATTAGTTAACGGTAATTGCTTAGTAACCTCTGTCATGCATTCATCAATCTGGAAATTGTTTATTGTGCCTTGGATTTCAGGGCTATCTAAAGATTGACCTTGTGGTAATAAGCTTTGACAATATTGAGTAATTAACTGCAACAGATTATTATCAAAAAACTCTACCTCTACATATCCTAATATATTGTCCTTATTTTTATTGTAAAATGCTGATAGATTTATAACATGCGTAGTAGAAAGTCTATCTGCTGCTCTCCACTCATAGCCCTGAGCTATTATTTTTGCTATTTCTTTAAATTCTTCCTTTGCTACATAGTGGTCAGGTAATGCTTTAAAATTGTTAGAAATTTGCTGTAATAAAAAACAAATTATATAAAATTCACTAAATGTTACTTGCCGATTTCCAGACGCTGAGTTGGTATTTAGCTTGTCACAAATATTTTTTAAAACCACCAGTGATTCAAAAATATTTAATAAATTAACATCACCAATGGGAACATTACCTATTCCATAATGTTTTTCTAATTTACTTTTATTATTAGGTAGGAAAATTTGCATAGAAATTCTCTAAAAGATTTGTATATTCATATATATGCAGCTCGGCTCGGCTTCGTTTTGCCTAAAAATCCCTCAACTATTTTTGACTTATGCAGGAAGTCTAATGATCAATAGAAAGTATTTTAAATAGATAGTGCAATAACATAATTCTTTTTTGATTAGATTCTTTTAATATATTTATTATGTGGTAAAGTGATGTGCTGTTCATAATATTAGGGTCATATTCAAAATGCACCCCGCTTAAGATAGCGGTCCCCTTCCCGTATTTGCACTCAATTATTGCGGCATATGAATTGGCAATATTATATTTAGCAAGAATTTTAGTGTTTGAAATATTCTCTGCATTAACAAAGTACCCCCCTCCATTATAGAAAACATAACAATCTTTTAAATGTTGGTTAAAATTAGGATTTATAATTATCTCAGCAGCCCTAGCCCCTCTATCAGAATCATAATAATAATCGCATAAAATTGGTCCTCTAACTGTGCCATTATATAAACCCAGTTCTCGCTTACCAGTTACTTCTATATTGGATGATTTTGCAAATTCTACATAATTACCCCCGTAATAACTACCTGCACATATTCCAAGAAAATTACCTCCTTGTATTATAAATTTTTTTATTAGGTTGTTTCCTGGCCCATTTAATGCCCTAGCATAATGTATGTCAGCTCCACCTGGCAACACTAATAAATGAGTTTCCTGGATCCAGGTTCCACGAATAATTTCTTCTGGTGAAATATAGCTTATGCTATATTTAGAAGAAGTATAGAGTTTTAAGGTATTGTAAGAATGTTTAAGGCTTTCTTCTGATACTCCAGCTCCATTATAAATTTTGATTATCAATGTAAAAGCCTATAAACTATTAAAATATAATTTTTTATACTCCTCTTTCGATGATTTGGCTGCTAGGCATGAGGAGTGAAGCCTAGTAAAATCTAGGAGAGCTATTTGAGCAACGACGCATGCAAATTCATATCAGAGGAGTATATTAATATTTAAGATATTTAAGGGGATCAATAGCAATTTTGCCTTCACGAATAGCAAAATGTAATTGCGGGAATTTTACCTCGCCAGTATGACCAACATGTCCTATTATTTCTCCTTGTGTAACTAGAGCACCTTTCGTAAGTATTAGGTCCCCTAAATGCGCATACGCCGCATATAAATCTCCTTGATCTAATTTGATTATTAATAAATTACCAAATTTTTTATGATGCCCTGCAAAGGCTACTCTTCCCGATGCAATAGATTGCACTACACTGCCCTCATTTGCCGCAATATTAATGCCTTTATTCTCTCCAGTAGGTGTTGGATCACCAAAACGAGTAATAATCTTGCCTTCAATCGGCTTGATGAATTTAGTATTAGTAAGCAATATGGCATCAGGAGCCTTTGACTGACTAAAATTTTTCTCAGTATTTTTTAGGCTATTTTCTTTATTTTTCTTGTTCAATAGCTCCATGCTAGTTTTTATTTTGATAAGCTGAGATTCTTGGAGCACATATGACCTAGAGATATTATTAAGGTTTTCTAACTCTTCAATTGTTTGACCATAATCGTTAGCAATAGAAGCCAGGGTCTCCCCTGCTTGCACTTGATGGTAAATCACTTTTCTATTATCCAATGGTATTTGAGGCACTATTATTGTATCCTCTTGAGCTAATGTATGTTTCACATTAGGGACTTGTAAATAGCCGGTAGTAGGAATAAAAGAGTTTTCCTCTTGCGGAATAGGACTATTGATTATTTCCTCTTCATTATTCTCTATGATCTTGCCATTTTGATAATTTTCTTTCGAGGACAAGATAATTTCCGAAGAATTTTTAGTGTAACTTTTGTTATAATTATATTCAATAGGTGCAGGGGCTTGCTCAGCGCAACCTGAAATTATTAAAATGACTAAACAAAAAAGAGCTAGATTAATCTGCATAAACTTACCAAAAAATTTGCGATTTTATTATGCATTAATCTAACTTTAATGTACAATTATTTCTAAATTTTTTTACTAAAAAATTAGTTATGAAAACTTATAATATTTTAATAGCCAGCGACCATACAGGATTTTTAATAAAAGGTAAAATTATCGATTATCTACGTAACAAAAATATCTCGGTCCTTGATTACGGCACTAATAGTCAGTTAGCAGTTGATTATCCAGACTATTCTAAAAAAGTAGTAGATGGCATCCTAGAAAATATCGCTCCTTTAGGAATTTTAATTTGTGGGACAGGAATAGGCATGTCAATTGCAGCCAACCGCACCTCTGAAATTAGAGCCGCCTTATGCTTTGACTTATTTATGGCGGTAAGAGCAAGAGCTCATAATGATGCTAATATACTAGTACTTGGGGCTAAAATACCCGAGGAAAAACTTGTCTATGAAATGGTGGATAAATTTTTGATTACTAGCTTTGAAGGCGGGCGCCATACTGCACGCTTATCAAAAATAAATTAATCATGTGTCTAGGTTCTGTGCAGACTCAGGGCAGCTAGCGCTCCTCGCGCTTTTTTACGACCCTTCCTCTTCTTGAAGTTGAGCTTCGGCTAACAATAGACCTCTTGCATAACCTAAAGATAATTGAAGAATTTTTAGGAGAAACGAAGTCGAGTACCGCAGCTTACATAGACGTACGTGAGGAACAAAGAGGAGTTTCGACGACAAAATTACCAATTAGATTAGGTTATGCAAGAGGTCTAATTCTTGAAGCACGGGTAGTATATATACTGCTCGTAACTGAAGAGTTGGTATACGAAGGTCAACTTCAAGAAGAGCTAGAAGTGTCAAAGTCGAGAAGCGCAGCGTACTATAGTACGTGAGCATCGCAGATCTTTAGGGCACAACGACGCCAATTCTTGAAGTTCCTAGAGTATATACAAATAATCAGGCTGCAGCTGATCCGCAGTTAGATTGTTGAATAAAGTAAAAATACCTTCCTCCTTCCCTTCAAGCCGGTGATTTTCTTAATCTTACTAGATAATCCTGGGTAAGAATAATTATTTTTATTTAGTATTGAGATGTAGAGACTTAAAAATTTTTCTGTAACTCTCTTGAACTGTTATAAATTAGGCCTATATAGAATATACATTTAACAAGTAATAAATATAAATATGGAGGTGAAGATGTCGTTTAGACCATTATATGATAAAATCGCAATAGAGCCAATTCAACAAGACGAGAAAACTCAGGGGGGCATTATTATTCCTGACACAGCTAAAGAAAAACCAATGCAAGGTATAGTAATAGCAGTGGGTAAGGGAATTAGGAGCGAAGACGGTACTATTCAGCCACTTGAAGTTAAAGTTGGAGATAAGGTGCTCTATGGTAAATGGGCTGGCACTGAAACGAAAATTAATGGGCAAGAATTGATCATCATGAAAGAAAGTGATGTGATGGGAATAATTAGTTAACAATTTTATTTAAAGGAGAGAATATTAATATGGGAGATAAAATAATAACACACGGTGCAGCTGCACGTGAAGAAATATTAAAAGGAGTTGAGCTTGTAGTTAAGACTGTAAGAGTTACTCTAGGTCCAAAAGGCAAAAATATTGTTATTGAGCAATCTTACGGGGCCCCAAGAGTCACTAAAGATGGTGTGACTGTGGCAAAAGCGATTGATGTAAAAAACAAAGAGCAAAATCTTGGAGCTCAGTTAGTAAAATCTGTCGCTAGTAAGACTGCAGATGTTGCTGGTGATGGAACAACTACTGCCACTATTCTAGCACACGCCATTGGTAAAGAAGGGTATAAAATAGTAGCAGCTGGTGGTAACCCTATGGATATAAAACGTGGGATAGAAACAGCGGTTAATATAGTAGTAGAAGCAATTAAAACCGTAAGCAAAAAAATTAGTAATCAAGAAGAAATTGAACAGGTGGCAACTGTATCAGCAAATCATGATAAAGATGTTGGTACAAATATTGCTATTGCTATGGCAAAAGTTGGGAAAGAAGGCGTCATTACTGTAGAAGAAGCTAAAAATTTCAGTTTTGAAGTAGATGTAGTTGAAGGAATGATGTTTGATAGAGGATATTTATCTCCATATTTTGTTACTAATTCCGAGAAAATGATCACCGAGCTGGAAAACCCATATATTTTACTAATTGAAAAGAAATTATCCAATTTACAGCAAATGTTACCTGTACTTGAAGCAGTACTACAATCAGGCCGTCCCTTACTTATTATAGCTGAAGATGTGGAAGGGGAAGCGCTAGCGGCGCTGGTGCTAAACAAATTACGTGGTGGGTTAAAAGTAGCTGCAGTTAAAGCTCCTGGATTTGGTGATAGAAGAAAGCTCATGATGGAAGATATTGCTATTTTAACATCGGGACACCTGATTACTGACGATTTAGGGATGAAGCTTGAAAACGTGAATATTAGTATGCTTGGTACTGCTAAGAGAGTAAATATTTCTAAAGAAAATACTGTTATAATTGACGGTGCTGGTAATAAAGCAGATATTGAATCACGTTGTTCACAAATTCGTAACCAAATTGAGGAATCTAGCTCTGATTACGATAAAGAAAAACTACAAGAACGCTTAGCTAAACTTAGTGGTGGAGTTGCGGTATTAAAAGTTGGCGGTGCCACTGAAGTAGAAGTTAAAGAAAGGAAAGACCGGGTAGAAGATGCTTTGCATGCTACTAGAGCTGCTGTAGAAGAAGGAATTGTTGCAGGAGGCGGGGTCACCTTATTTTATGCTGCTAGAGCTTTAGATAATGTAAAAGGCGCTAATGAAGATCAACAAGCCGGTATTAACATCGTGAAAAAGGCATTACAAGCTCCAGTAAGGCAAATTGCTGAAAATGCTGGAATGGATGGGGCTGTTGTTGTTGGTAAACTTATGGATAGCCAGGACAAAAATTTTGGCTTCAACGCCCAAGATATGGTTTATGTTGATATGATCAAAGCTGGAATTATTGATCCTACAAAGGTTGTACGGACAGCGTTGCAAAATGCTGCCTCAGTTGCTTCCCTAATAATTACCGCTGAAGCTATTATTGTTGATGACGCATCTGATAAGGAGAATTCTGCTATGCCACGTGGTGGCATGGGAGGTATGGGTGGCATGGGAGGTATGGACTTCTAGCTTATATATAGTCACTTAGGTTGAATTAGATACTAGGCGCTAGGAGTGAAGCCTAGGAGAGACTAGGTAAGCGACGAGCAACAACGTAGTTAGTTTAACCTAAGTGACTATATTTCCTCTTCAAGAATTGTTTTTACATTAGACCTCTTCCCCAATTATGCAAGAAGTCTAATGTAAAAGTGCTTTTAGTATAGCTTATGTCATTATGATATATTATATACTGCTTGTACTTCAAGAATTGGATTTTATTTTAAATGGCGAGCGCGCAGCGTACATGTCAGTACGTGAGCACGTGAATCCATGATAAAATAAAAAAACAATTTTTGAAAGACGAGTAGTATACACGATAGTACGCGGGAAGTATAGTATAGTCACTTAGGTTAAACTAGCTACGTTGTTGCTCGTCGCTTACCTAGTCTCTCCTAGGCTTCACTCCTCGCGCCTAGTATCTAATTCAACCTAAGTGACTATAGTCATGCATACTTGAAGCTAAATATTCTGTATATACTCGGTGAATTTCAAGAATTGGCGTCGTCGTGCTCTAAAGATCGAGGCTGCTCATGTACCTTAGTACGCTGCGCTGCGCGACTTTCACACTCCTAGCTCTTCTTGAAGTCGACCTTCGTCTACCACCTCTTCATTTATGAACAGTATACACCTTAATAGACTATGCTATATGCCTCTTGCATTATTTAGCAACAAATGCTTATATTAATTCTTATGAAACTATCCTTATAGGCAAATTGGATTATTCTAATAAAGAAGCTTCTGCATAGAATTCAAAGTAGTTTCTAAAAGCATGCTGGCAGCTATTGCATCGTCTTTATTATTACGTTCTCTTCGGTTAAAGCCTAGAGATTTCAATAAACTATTGGCGGCTTTGGATGAAAGCCTTTCATCTTGGAGATAAATTGGAAGCTCAGTAGCAAGATTTAAGGTATCAGTAAATTTTAGTAGAATTGTCGTCTGCTCGCTAATTGTTCCATCCATATTAATTGGTAAGCCTATAACTATTCCACAAGCTAAGCAGCTAGTAGCTAAATTTAATATTGCTTTAATTTTTTCTTTTTTATCAATTTGATATATAGTATTAAAAGGCATAGCTATAATCTTGCCTGGGTCGGAGAGAGCAAGCCCTGTTTTCCGCATGCCATAGTCAATTGCTATAATTGGTTTATTAATTTGTAATAGTGCTTTAAATTCTAGGAGAGTTTTTGTAATCATGCTAGCTTAGGTTAATATCTATATAATTAATATCTAATACTATTTCACAGAACCTAATTAGTTTTGGGAAATGGTATTAGATACTGCTCGTGCCTCAAGAACCTTACAAAAACAAACCTTCCTCGAAAGTTGAGTAGTATGCTCGAATGCTCTCCAGACTTAGATTTGAAAATGAATGACAAAGGAGTAAGGTCAGTACAAAGGTATAACATAGACCATTAAGGTACGTATAGAATATTTATCTTCAAGTATCTATGACTACTATACTTCCCCGCGTACTATCGTGTATACTACTCGTCTTTCAAAAATTGTTTTTTTATTTTATCATGGATTCACGTGCTCACGTACTGACATGTACGCTCCGCGCGCGCTCCACCCCTGGCAAATAAAATCCAACTCTTGAAATCCATTGCGTATATACTATTTTGCTCCCCTATGAAGATTTTAATCACAAGTAAGTTTAGTCTTTAGCACATCCTTCCATACCGATTCCCACCCTATAGTGTGAGTGATGCCAGGAAAAACTTTAAAGCGCACACACGGCGAAGCACTGGCAGCTACATAAGCGTTAGGGATGCTGCTTGGTACTGTTAAGTCTTTATCCCCTGCAATATGTAGCTGAGGGATGTTATTTATTACCTTAGCGTATTTAATAGGATTTAAGGATTCCTTTAAAGCATATACTTCATGGTGCCGACTAAATCTTTCAATATCCAGATTGCCGGCTATAGTGATTATATTCTGAATATTTTTATTGCGAGCTGCAACTAATATAGCAACGCCTCCCCCTCCTGAGAAACCAATTAAACTAACTGGCCTATTATTACTTATAGCTATTATCGCGGTATTAATTGATTCTATAACTTCTTCAGACAACCTTTTATCTACCCAGTAATCTGAGATACATTTAGGGTTCAATTCAACTGGAGTATATTGACAAGGCCGAGCAATGTAGATTATATTAGGCCTAGGATCAAGGGAAGCCAGTTTTAATAACATCACTTTAGAAGGGGTAGGATTACTAGCAATAGCATAATGCCCTGAAGTTATACTACCGTCTCCCTCAATATAGACTATATATGGGCTATATTTATCTGTGATGCGTTGATAAGTTGTAAGAACAAAACTTCCAGCTGGAACTAACTTTTTTTCAAAACTATTGAATGAGGCTACTTTTTCTGCCTCTTTAATTCTAGTCTCTATATTTGCAGCACAAGCAGCCAAAAATAAAGGACCCAGAATAAGTAATAATATATTTACACCTTTTAGCACGGCTGTTTCTAATTTTTTTTTATAATTCATTATATCCCTACACAAAAATTAGATTTTTTAAGAAGTTATGGAATTCTTAAAAAACAACAAGCTTAAAAAGGTATTTCATCATCTAAATCACTATGGTCAAAATTATTACTAGAATTTTTTGGGGGTAAAGCTTCCGAATTGTTGCTGCCACTTCCTTTGGAATCTAACAGAATAAATTGTGAGTTAAAATTTTGTAATATTATTTCAGTGGTATATTTTTCTTGACCTGAATTATCTAACCATTTTCTTGTATGAATGCTTCCCTGCAAATAAACCTTCATACCTTTTTTAGCATAATTTTTTATCACCCCTACTAAACTTTCATTAAATACTACTACTCTATGCCACTCTGTTTTTTCTTTTTTTTCTCCAGTAACCCGGTCTTTCCAAGTTTCAGAAGTAGCTATGCTAAAACTTACTATTTCTTTACCATCATTTGTTTGTCTAATTTCTGGATCGCGCCCTAAATTTCCTATTAGTGTTGCTTTATTTAAACTACTAGCCACAGTTTATTGCTCATTTTTATGAATATAATTATTGCAATAATAATTTAAAACAACCTATAATGCTACAGGTTTTTTAAAAACCTTACAATAATTTATAGAAAATAATTATGCAAGAATATATTAAAGTTCGTGGTGCTAAAGAACATAATTTAAAAAATGTTAATATTGATATACCAAGGAATAAGTTCGTAGTCATTACAGGGCTGAGCGGTTCTGGTAAATCTTCACTAGCTTTTGATACTATTTACGCAGAAGGGCAACGTAGATATGTGGAGAGCCTATCTTCTTACGCCAGACAATTTTTACATCTTCAGAGTAAGCCTGATGTTGAATCAGTTTCTGGTTTATCTCCGGCCATCGCTATTGACCAGAAGACTACCTCTAAAAATCCCCGTTCTACAGTGGGCACCATAACTGAAATTTATGATTATTTGCGGTTACTATTTGCAAGAGTGGGAGTTCCTTATTCACCCGCGACAGGTTTACCAATAAAAAATCAGACTATATCTGAAATGGTAGATGCTATTAAAGAAATGCCTAAAAATACCAAATTATATATCTTAGCTCCAATTATAAGAGGGCAAAAAGGGGAATTTAGACGCGAAATTCTTGAGTTAAAAAAGCAAGGTTTTAGCCGAGTTATAGTCAATAATGAAATATATGAGGTGGATAACCTTCCAAAATTTGATAAAAATAAAAAACATAATATTGAAGTAATAGTTGATAGGATTACTCTAGAAGAGAATTTAGGTAATAGACTGGCAGATAGTATAGAAATTTCTTTAAAGCTAGCAGATGGCATTATTTATGTTCAGATAGTTAATATTCCTGAAAATGAGAATACAAAATTTACTACAGGACAAAGAGTAATTTTTTCTGAAAAATACTCTTGTCCTGTTTCTGGCTTTCAAATTACTGAAATTGAACCAAGAATTTTTTCATTTAATAGCCCGTTTGGAGCCTGCCCCAAATGTGAAGGTATAGGAAAAGAATTATTTTTTGATAAAGAATTAATTATTCCAGATGTAAAAATTAATATTAAAGAAGGGGCAATAGCTCCTTGGGGGAAAATATCCTCGAAGCTATTTTTAGAAACTTTAAAAGCCTTATCCGAACATTATAACTTTTCATTAGACACCCCTTTTTCACATTTATCAAAATCAGTACAGGATATATTACTCCATGGATCAGGTGAAGATATTATTACCTTTCAATATCATGATGGTTCAAAATC from Candidatus Tisiphia endosymbiont of Beris chalybata includes:
- a CDS encoding palindromic element RPE1 domain-containing protein, which codes for MHNLKIIEEFLGETKSSTAAYIDVREEQRGVSTTKLPIRLGYARGLILEARVVYILLVTEELVYEGQLQEELEVSKSRSAAYYST
- a CDS encoding BPL-N domain-containing protein encodes the protein MIIKIYNGAGVSEESLKHSYNTLKLYTSSKYSISYISPEEIIRGTWIQETHLLVLPGGADIHYARALNGPGNNLIKKFIIQGGNFLGICAGSYYGGNYVEFAKSSNIEVTGKRELGLYNGTVRGPILCDYYYDSDRGARAAEIIINPNFNQHLKDCYVFYNGGGYFVNAENISNTKILAKYNIANSYAAIIECKYGKGTAILSGVHFEYDPNIMNSTSLYHIINILKESNQKRIMLLHYLFKILSIDH
- the ruvX gene encoding Holliday junction resolvase RuvX, yielding MITKTLLEFKALLQINKPIIAIDYGMRKTGLALSDPGKIIAMPFNTIYQIDKKEKIKAILNLATSCLACGIVIGLPINMDGTISEQTTILLKFTDTLNLATELPIYLQDERLSSKAANSLLKSLGFNRRERNNKDDAIAASMLLETTLNSMQKLLY
- a CDS encoding alpha/beta hydrolase, whose amino-acid sequence is MNYKKKLETAVLKGVNILLLILGPLFLAACAANIETRIKEAEKVASFNSFEKKLVPAGSFVLTTYQRITDKYSPYIVYIEGDGSITSGHYAIASNPTPSKVMLLKLASLDPRPNIIYIARPCQYTPVELNPKCISDYWVDKRLSEEVIESINTAIIAISNNRPVSLIGFSGGGGVAILVAARNKNIQNIITIAGNLDIERFSRHHEVYALKESLNPIKYAKVINNIPQLHIAGDKDLTVPSSIPNAYVAASASPCVRFKVFPGITHTIGWESVWKDVLKTKLTCD
- the ssb gene encoding single-stranded DNA-binding protein; the protein is MASSLNKATLIGNLGRDPEIRQTNDGKEIVSFSIATSETWKDRVTGEKKEKTEWHRVVVFNESLVGVIKNYAKKGMKVYLQGSIHTRKWLDNSGQEKYTTEIILQNFNSQFILLDSKGSGSNNSEALPPKNSSNNFDHSDLDDEIPF
- the groL gene encoding chaperonin GroEL (60 kDa chaperone family; promotes refolding of misfolded polypeptides especially under stressful conditions; forms two stacked rings of heptamers to form a barrel-shaped 14mer; ends can be capped by GroES; misfolded proteins enter the barrel where they are refolded when GroES binds) gives rise to the protein MGDKIITHGAAAREEILKGVELVVKTVRVTLGPKGKNIVIEQSYGAPRVTKDGVTVAKAIDVKNKEQNLGAQLVKSVASKTADVAGDGTTTATILAHAIGKEGYKIVAAGGNPMDIKRGIETAVNIVVEAIKTVSKKISNQEEIEQVATVSANHDKDVGTNIAIAMAKVGKEGVITVEEAKNFSFEVDVVEGMMFDRGYLSPYFVTNSEKMITELENPYILLIEKKLSNLQQMLPVLEAVLQSGRPLLIIAEDVEGEALAALVLNKLRGGLKVAAVKAPGFGDRRKLMMEDIAILTSGHLITDDLGMKLENVNISMLGTAKRVNISKENTVIIDGAGNKADIESRCSQIRNQIEESSSDYDKEKLQERLAKLSGGVAVLKVGGATEVEVKERKDRVEDALHATRAAVEEGIVAGGGVTLFYAARALDNVKGANEDQQAGINIVKKALQAPVRQIAENAGMDGAVVVGKLMDSQDKNFGFNAQDMVYVDMIKAGIIDPTKVVRTALQNAASVASLIITAEAIIVDDASDKENSAMPRGGMGGMGGMGGMDF
- a CDS encoding LysM peptidoglycan-binding domain-containing M23 family metallopeptidase; the protein is MQINLALFCLVILIISGCAEQAPAPIEYNYNKSYTKNSSEIILSSKENYQNGKIIENNEEEIINSPIPQEENSFIPTTGYLQVPNVKHTLAQEDTIIVPQIPLDNRKVIYHQVQAGETLASIANDYGQTIEELENLNNISRSYVLQESQLIKIKTSMELLNKKNKENSLKNTEKNFSQSKAPDAILLTNTKFIKPIEGKIITRFGDPTPTGENKGINIAANEGSVVQSIASGRVAFAGHHKKFGNLLIIKLDQGDLYAAYAHLGDLILTKGALVTQGEIIGHVGHTGEVKFPQLHFAIREGKIAIDPLKYLKY
- the rpiB gene encoding ribose 5-phosphate isomerase B, producing MKTYNILIASDHTGFLIKGKIIDYLRNKNISVLDYGTNSQLAVDYPDYSKKVVDGILENIAPLGILICGTGIGMSIAANRTSEIRAALCFDLFMAVRARAHNDANILVLGAKIPEEKLVYEMVDKFLITSFEGGRHTARLSKIN
- a CDS encoding co-chaperone GroES, yielding MSFRPLYDKIAIEPIQQDEKTQGGIIIPDTAKEKPMQGIVIAVGKGIRSEDGTIQPLEVKVGDKVLYGKWAGTETKINGQELIIMKESDVMGIIS